GCTCTGGAGACGCACTGGCGAATCCCTACCTGGCCTTCTCAGCCATGATGATGGCGGGCATCGATGGCATCAAGAATCAGATCGACCCGGGGGCTCCCACCAATGTGGACCTGTTCGAGCTTTCTGCTGAGCGTTTGAGTGAGATCGCAACGGTGCCAGCGTCTCTTAATGGTGCCCTCGAGGCGCTAAACGCTGATCACCACTACCTCATGGAAGGTGGCGTGTTCACCAAGGACTTCATCGATAACTGGATCGACTTGAAGTACGAAGAGGTGCAGCAGCTCCGTCAGCGTCCTCACCCCCACGAATTCACCATGTACTACGACGCCTGAATCCAGGCATTAGCGGTGCCGCAGCTGAACCATGGCGCTGTCGTGGAGATGTTTTTCATGCATTCTTCGACGCGCCCAAATCGTCTGCTGAGCGGCGGCACTGCGCTGATCGATCCCCAGGTGACTTTCATGTTGCACTTGGGCTGCTTCTGCGCGAGCGACCTCCTGAGCATGGTGATCTGCCCAAGCCAGATACTCAGCAGCAGCTCGCTGTCGACGCTCCAGCACGTTGGTTGAGTACTGGATGCTTGGTGCTGTGGATTGCATTTGGTGAATCATCGCGACACTCTTGGCTCGATGATCTAATTCTGTAGCAACAGCTACATTTTTCCCTTCTTCTTCACAGATCTTTCTCTGGAAGTTCCAGTCACAGCCACGGCAAGCGCCTGGATCGACTGGAATGATTCAGCTTGATCAGGCTCTCCGCTATGGCGCCCAGCTTCACCGAGATTGCATATCGGACCCTTCAGCAGGGACGGAGCCTCGCGGGGTTGGTCCATAAGGAGCTGAGCACCAAAGTGATGGAGGTGGTGGCGCCGGACGTCGTCCCGCAGACGCAGCCCGTACCGGGCGAGATGATGGATGCTCTGAGGCAGTCGTTGAACACCCTTCACGACCGTGACTGGCTGGATGCCGAGCATGGGATCTATCCGCAGTCGCTTCTCTTTGATATTCCATGGCTGGACTGGGCAGAGCGCTACCCACGGGTATGGCTTGACCTTCCGTCCAACTGGGCACGTCGCAGAGCGAGAGACGTTCAAGATCTTCCGGATCTCTCGGATCGGGACCTCTATCCCGACTACTACCTCCAGAACTTTCACCATCAAACCGATGGTTATCTCTCGGACCATTCCGCTGAGCTCTACGACCTCCAGGTCGACATCCTGTTCAACGGAGCCGCTGATGCAATGCGCCGCAGGATCCTTCCATTCCTGCTGAATGGTCTGAAGCACTTCTCCAACCGCTCACAGGCGAACCTTCGCGTCCTCGATGTCGCCACAGGAACTGGACGAACGCTCCATCAGATCCGAGCTGCACTCCCCCAAGCGACGCTCGTCGGAGTCGATTTGTCTGAGGCCTACCTTCGTCAAGCCAATCGGTGGTTGAACCAAGGCCGCAGCAGCCTCGTTCAGCTTGTGCAAGGAAACGCCGAACGCATGCCTTTCGATCAGGGTGGATTTCAGGCGTTGACCTGCGTCTTTTTGATGCACGAGATGCCCGCTGATGCCAGGCAAGCCGTCCTACAGGACTGTTATCGACTTCTTGAACCTGGTGGGGTTTTGGTACTGGCCGACTCCGTTCAGTTGAAGGATTCCCCCCAGTTCGATGTGGCCATGGACAATTTTCGTCGGGTGTTTCACGAGCCTTATTACCGCAATTACATCAGTGATGACATCGATCAGCGGCTGGTGGACGCTGGTTTCTGCAATGTGCAGGCTGAATCTCACTTCATGGCACGCGTGTGGTGTGCCACCAAGCCGGACACCGCCACAAAGTGATTCCCTGACAGACAGCCTTGCTTCGGTGGTGGAACCCCATAAGGTGCAATCACTTGAAGGTCAGCCGATGACGAATCCTTTCAGGATCCGCTGGTTGCAAGGCTGGACTTTTCAGCTGGTGTTGATGGAAGGCAAGGTTCAAGTTGAAGCACATGGCTTCGGCATTTGTTTGCGAACAGCGGTTCACCCAGGCGAAAGTCCCCGGTCCGCCGCAGACCGCCTTGTCCTTGCGGAAGACCGTCGCCGCAGAGCCCTTCACCAGGCATGGATCAAAGGCCAGACGCTGGCTGACTGCAATGCATCTGATCTTCCTCCTCTCGATGGAGCTCTTCCAGAACCTCCCGATTCCCTGGTTGTCGTCCAGCAATCTCTCGTTGCTGCCTGAATCAACTTTGGCCTAACCACCAACCGATCAGGAGTCCCGGCCCGCCCCATCGCAGAGCCGTCCAGAAGCGTTGACCTCGTTCTCGAGTGAACAGCCAACGAAATCCCTCTGGGTCGGCGCCAACACACTGCTGGAGCAAGCGGCGCTGTTGCTTCCGTCGCCGGGATGCGCGATCAGATCGTTCCCAGTTTCGGGGCTGCAGTCCTGCTAACCGGCTCAAATGGTGAAGTGGCCGTTGATGAAATCGGTGAGGCTTGGCCACCGCCGCTACGCGTCGCCCATTCAGACTAGAAAGAGCTTCTCGCAGGAATCAGCGTTGACAGTGAATCTCTGGCCTGAGGGTGCTGTGGATCAAGCCAAGGCTTTGCATCAGTCACTCAGCATTGGTGACCGCGATTGGCACCGGTTGAAGTCGAATGCGGATCGTCGGGGAGCTGAGCTGCTTGCGGCAGCCATTACGCAGCTCCTCCAGAATGGAGAAAGGGGGGATGTGGAAGCGCTGACTGAACAGGCGCTGGGATGGATCAGACGAGAACTGAAAGATCCCGGCTGCCCGCACCGTTAACAGCGCTTGGAGATCGCCCAGGTCGGCGACAGGCCAGCTGCACCCTGTTACCGCGTGAGCTCCAGCGAATGTCATCAAAACATTGGTGCATCAGAAATAAGCCCCGTCCATGATTCGCATCCAACTGCTCAGGGAGGCAGGCGATGCGCGCTGGACCGGGCAGCCCATTGCCCTCATCTTGAATCTGCCAGATCAACCAGTTGGGAGTGAGGATCCGTCGAATGCGCAGACATTTGCCGGGGTCACCGGCATTGCCATGACGCACGGCATTGACGATGGCTTCCTGCAATCCAAGCTGCAACCTGCAAGAGGTTTCCTGGCAATCAACTGGCTCGAGAAGCAGCTCCAGGAGAGGGCTCAGCTGCAACGTTGACGGGAGGATGAAATCAGCCCACCGAAAGACAGGCAGATAGCGACTGAACATTCGGACTGATCCATCCTTCTTCGACCATAACGAGGGGAGAAGGCCCTGCCAAATACAAGGAGATGAAGGCCTTCCCAGGATTCAGATCCTGGGCTGAAGTCCAGGATGGGACAGCAACGCATCCATTAGACGGACGCCGCGAAGCTGATTGATTAATGGCATGTGCCCTTCCGGTGCATCCATGGACCACTGGAAAGCACCTGGATACCGCGTCCAAGTGCCGTCGAGCTTCCAGCCAATTCTCGGCCAGAGCCTGTCATATCGACCCTCCAGAGCTTTTAGCAAGCGTGCCTGAACCGTGAAGCCGAAGCGTCCCTGCGAGTAGGCGATCCAGAGACGATCCAGAGTGGTCAGGTCGAGTCCCTCCATGGGTGGCACCTCGCTGAAATACACGTAACCCCGCTTCACTGCCTGATCTCCCGCAAGCTCACGCAGCACGCAACTGGTCAGACGATCGGCTTCTTCGAAGTCTTCATCCAGCAACGCTCGCTGCATTGGGCTGTAATCGATACCTCGAGCCGAGGGAGTCTCGAACCAGCCATTGGATTCAACTATGGGAATTCGAGCTAGAGCGTCAGGTTGATGCCGGCGAAGAACTTGCAGAATCCAGCCAGCGGCCCAGTCATCCCCACTTGGCTCATAGGGCTTCAAAGCCTCAGCTGCAACGTCAGCCAAGGCATCGGCAGCCTTTTCCAAGGCAACAGCCGTCGCGCGACGCTGGCGTGCTGAGCCATTCGCGAAGCGGTCGAGGAGCTTGTCGATGCTGAGATCTTGAGCTGGAGTTCTTCCGGAGAGCATGACGTCCTGCCGGCTCGGCAGGTTCGACGTTGGCCCACTATGTCAGGCATGGGTATCACGACAGTAGTCAGTGTCGAGTCATTCCGTGAAGCGGAAGGTCCGCTGGTCGATGTTCGTACCCCCAGGGAGTTCGATCAGGGTCACTGGCCCGGGGCCATCAACATTCCTCTCTTCACGGACGCGCAGCGCCATGACGTCGGGCTCACGTACAAGCAGCAGGGTCGCCATGCGGCCATCCAACTCGGTTTAACCCTTTGCGGTCCTCGCCTAGGGGATCTATCGGAAGCCCTTTCCCGAAGTGCCGGGGGAGCAGCGCAACCCTTACGCCTCTACTGCTGGCGAGGCGGAATGCGCTCCAACAGCATGGCCTGGCTCGCTGGCTTAAGTGATCATCCGGTGTGCCTGCTTGAAGGCGGATACAAACGCTACCGGCAGTGGGTGCTGCAGAGCTTTGAGACGCCCTGGCCCCTCAAGGTGCTGGGAGGACGAACAGGCACAGGCAAAACAGACCTGCTTCTGGAGCTGGAACGCCGAAAGGTGGCAGTGGTGGATCTTGAGGGCCTCGCCCATCACCGCGGAAGTAGTTTCGGCAATCTCGGACTGCCGGAGCAACCAAGCACGGAGCATTACGAGAATCGACTGGCAGAAATACTGGATGGACATGCTCGCCGGAGAGCCTCGGAAATCTGGCTCGAAGCCGAAAGTGCCCAGGTTGGCCGCTGCAGGATTCCCAGGGCCCTGTTTCAGCAAATGCAAGTGGCCCCTGTTCTTGAGATCCGCCGCAGTGATCAGGAGCGAATCGATCGTCTCGTGGACGTCTACGCCGTGCACGACGCAAGCGCCTTGCGGGAAGCGACCGAGCGAATCCAGCGGCGGTTGGGGCCCCAGCGCACACGGGAAGCCCTTGAAGCCATCGATCAGCAGCGCTGGGCCGATGCCTGCATGGCGATGCTCGCTTACTACGACGGTTGCTACGACAGAGAGTTGGAACGCAATCCAGCGTCTTCAACGGTTGATCTTCAGGGAGTGGATCCCAAAGGAGCAGCCAAACTTCTGGTTGAACAAGGCATCGTCACTGCAATGGTCTGCTCTTAAGATCGCGTCTTGCGCGATAGATCGATCCATGGCAGACGGCGACAAGGCGGCGATTCAGTTCTTCCGCGGTACAGATGAGCCCGTTGTGCCTGATATCCGGCTCACCCGCAGCCGGGATGGACGTACAGGGCAGGCCACCTTCATCTTTGAGCAACCTGAGGCTCTGGCTCCAGAAACTCTCGGCAATATCGCTGGAATGTGGATGGTGGATGAGGAAGGTGAGATGGTGACCCGCGAGGTCAATGGCAAGTTCGTCAACGGCAAGCCATCGGCCCTGGAGGCCACCTACACCTGGAAAACAGAGCAGGATTTTGAACGCTTCATGCGTTTTGCTGAACGCTACGCCGAGACCAAAGGGCTGGGTTATTCGAATAACTCGGGTGACAATGAAGGCCCTAACGAAGCATCTGAAGGGTGAAATTTCAGCATTGGCTCGGTTTGGCGGCTTTGCTGGTTTCCGGGCTTCTGCTTTGGAGTTTGCGTGACGTTCTGATTCACCTCTTCGCTGGCGTTGTGTTGGCGATGGCTCTTTGCACCTTGGTGGGTGCCCTGCGTGAGCGCTGGTCTCTGCCGAGACCACTGGCACTTCTGGTGTGTTTGCTCGGGTTGGCGTCCTTGGTGGCGATCGCGGTGGCAGTGATTCTTCCTCCGTTCTTCAGCCAGTTTCAGCAGCTGCTGCTGCAACTCCCTGCTGCCGGAAGGGAACTGCAGCAGATCATCACCGGTTGGCTGAGTTCCGCATCGACCCTCGTCTACGGCCAGAACTCTCAACCAGCGATCAGGCCCTCAGATCTCTCCAACGGCCTCTCAGGACTCCCGAGCGGCCCCGCCCTGGCCTCAGGAGTCACCGGGAGTCTGAAGGGATTGCTTGGATTGGCAGGAAACGTCGGCAGCGGTCTCGTTCAGCTGTTGTTCGTGATTGCCGTGACCTTGATGGTCAGCATCCAGCCGATGGCCTACCGAGAGGTGGGGATTCAGTTGGTGCCCTCGTTCTATCGACGCAGAGCCAGAACCATCCTGCTCCAATGTGGAGATGCGCTCAGCAGCTGGATGATCGGTGTGCTGATTAGCTCGTTTTGCGTTGCAGTTCTTGCGGGTATCGGTCTCACGTTGCTGGGCGTGAAGCTTGTTGTCGCCAATGCACTCCTGGCAGGTCTGCTCAACGTGATCCCGAACGTGGGCCCCACTCTCAGCACGGTGTTTCCCATGTCGGTTGCCCTCGTGGATGCCCCTTGGAAAGCGCTCGCAGTTCTGGTTCTCTATGTGGTGATTCAGAACGTTGAAAGTTATGTGATCACCCCTTCAGTGATGCAGCACCAGGTGAACCTGCTTCCTGGTCTCACGCTGACCGCTCAATTCATTTTCACAGTGCTGTTCGGCCCATTGGGCCTGTTGATGGCTCTGCCACTTGCCGTTGTGCTGCAGGTGCTGATCCGGGAAATCGTGATTCACGACCTTCTCGACCCCTGGAAGAAGCGACGGCTCAACGCATGAATCCACGCAATCTTCTAGCTGCTCTGACTCTGGTGGTGTTGACGCTGCTGGTTTGGCAGTTGCGTTGGGTTTTGTTGGTCTTGTTTGGTGCTGTCGTCTTGGCCGTCGCCCTGGACGTACCGGTGCAGGGCTTGATCGATCGCTTCAAGATCCAGCGGTTCCTGGCACTCCTCGTTGTCGTGGTGCTGCTGATCGTTGGTGGCCTGGGAGTGATCCGCTTGCTGCTTCCAGAGCTGATTACGCAGTTCGGTCAGCTCACGTCCCTTTTGCCGAGCCTTCTAGGGAAAGTTCGAACGATTCTGGCCAGCCAGCCCCAGCTTGCGGAATTAAATCAAACCATTCCTGATCAGTTCAGCTGGGACAAAGTTCAACCTGTGGGAACTCAGCTGCTGGGATTTGCCGGTGGAGCTGCCAACGGCTTCATTCAGGTTCTGCTGATGAGCCTTCTCGCTGTTCTCCTCGCTCTCGATCCGCAAGCCCATCGCCGCATGGTGATCGCAGCAACACCGAGACCTGCAAGGGCCGCAATGGCAGAAGTACTCGACTCCTGCAGGGCGGCTCTCGGAGGCTGGCTTGCCGGCATGACACTATCGGCGATCGCAGTCTTCCTTCTCACCTGGGCCGGTCTCGCGGCTCTGCGAGTTCCGTTGGCTTTGCTGAGTGCCTTGATCTGTGGTGTGCTTACTTTCGTCCCCACAATCGGTCCAACAGCGGCCACTCTGCTCCCCCTGGGGATCGCCCTGCTGATCTCCCCGGCGTTGATGGTGCAGGTGCTGGCGCTTCGTTTGGTGATTCAGAACCTGGAGGCTTTCCTGCTAACGCCTCTCCTTTTGCGTCGAACAGTGAATCTGTTGCCCACAGTGGCACTGACATCCCAGCTCAGCCTGGGGGCATTGCTGGGTCTTCCTGGCGTGCTGTTAGCGCTCCCTCTCGTTGTGGTGCTTCAAGTTGGAATGGAGCAGGTCGTGGTTCAGCGCATCATGGACCGTTGGACCTAGCTATCCAACGACGAAGCGACCTGCACGGGGGTGCAATCGCAGCTATTTCTCGCTGTAGTCCTCCAATTGCCGTTTTTGATCGTTGAGCTGGCGCAATCTCTCGAGGTGCTGCTCGTGCTCGCCGCTGCTCCAATGCTGCGGAAACGCAACGCGAGCTTGAAGTTCTGAGATTTCGTTATTGAGTTCTCTCGCTGGGTCCTCGGACCAAAGTTCATCCCTACTGTGGTCCATCGCCCAGGCGATCGCCCAACGCGATCAGCCGCCGTACTGCCAACCCGTTGTCCCCAGCTCGAGAGCAGGTGCATCGCGATGCAGCGTGGAGGATTTCACTTCCCCGATGAACACCGTGTGATCACCGTGAGCGAGCTGGCCAACCAGCTCACACTCCACGCCCCCAAGACCATCCTTAAGAATCGGTAAGCCGAGAGGACCCAGGTCATAGGGTGCTGCTTCAAAACGGCCACCCACAGCTGCCTGGGGCTTGAAAAACACAGCAGCCAGATCCTTCTGATCGCTGGCCAGCACGTTGAGAGAAAAACGGCCTGTGCGCCGGATCATTCCATTGCTGGTGCTGTCAGCTTTCACAGCCATCACCACAAGGGGTGGCTCAAAGGAACCCTGGGTGACCCAGCTTGCTGTGAATCCATTGACCACATCACCTTCGGCGACTCCGCAGATAAAGAGTCCATGGGGAATTTTGCGCAACAGCGTTTTCTTGGCTTCGAGATCAAGAGTCATCAATGCCCCTCCGTACTGTCTGTATCCACCCTAGATGCAGCAAATTCTCTGTTGGACGGCTGAGGGGGTAATAACCGCCATTGAACTGCTAGCTTTCCGCTTCGCTTTGGCTTTCGAGTTGGAGAGGCCCTCCTCCCTGGTTGTATTCGCGACGGTGGCCGGAAGCGGCGTCATTGGGCTTCTTCTCTACGCAGGTCTTTTTTACGCCAATGCCCGGCGCTCAACATCTGCACCGGAGGCTGAAGCAATCCTCCCTACCTATCCCTCAAAAGAAGCAGCCCAGGCCGCATCCGAACGCTGGATCAGAGACGGTGGTGAATTCAGTGTGAGTACGACGCGACGCACCCGACGGTCTGTGCCCCTAAGCAAGCAGGAGCGGCTCAAATTGGAAATGCTCGCCGATGAGCGCCGTCGTGCTCAAATCGAGACGGACTATGCCGAATGTTTGGATTTAGCGGAGAACGACCTGGCCAAAGAACTCTGCTCGTTCCAGCAGAGCAGCGAACAGCCACAAGGGCAAAAAGCTCGGAATGACGAAGCCAAGATCCCAAAAACCAAAGTGATTGACGATGTTGACGTTGTCGTCAGCAAACAACCTCGGAGATCGTGCAACGTTGTTGAGGATTACCGTCGACTCAATTGTGTCGAACTTGCGATCAATCGCGATGAAGTGATTAACGAGTCCCAGCGAGATTCCCTGGACATCAAAAGTTACAAACAATTCAGGTATTAGTTATCTAGAGCAGAGAAAATCAAGCTGCTTTGATCGAATGATCAAACTTTGACTCGTCTGCGTCGATAATGAGTCCAGAGAGAAGGTTGCAGCATCAGCACAACTACCGCGAGTGTGTGCTGACGGAAGGTGTACATGAGCGCTGTCAGCGTGATGTGATCCAACAAAAGGCGAAGTTCTGTTCGTAAATCCAAGAACGCCAAGATCAAAAGCAACAGCGGCACCCACTGTTGAGAGCTCTTTCTCGGGACTGTTTTCACTTCAGGCACTGGCCTGAGCACCGCTACGACTCGGCCAGAGGCTGAGCAGCGAGGGGGCCAACGCGATGCTGGACCAGCTCCCTACAACAACGCCAAGAGCCAGAGCGACGGCAAACCAATACAACGTTGATCCGCCAAAGAGAATGAGCGCAATCAAAGGGAGCAGGGTGGTCCCGCTTGTGTACAACGTGCGCGTCAACGTTGCGGAAACGGCTCGATCAACTTGCACTGTGAGAGGAAGATCATCGTCCTCCCGTTGACGTTCACGAATGCGGTCGAACACCACCACAGTGTCGTTGACCGAATAGCCCGCAATTGTGAGAAGAGCAACGGCAAACAGGCTGTCGACCTCAAGCCCCGTGAGCAAACCGAGCCAAGCAAACACACCGCAAACGATCACAATGTCGTGAGCGAGTGCCACAAGAGCCAGAAACGCAAAGCGGCGGTCGTAGCGGAGAGTGATATACAGAGCAATTCCTGTGAAAGCAACCAGTAGAGAAATCAAGCTGCTGCGCAGCAACTGAACACCAAGACTCGGTCCAATCGTGTCGACCGACTGACCTCCAGACTCAAGGGGACCAGCAACCGGTTCCAGGGCCTGAATCACAGACTGTCCCTGCGATGCCGTTAAAGCTGGCATGCGCAGAACAACCGACTGCCCACGATCGAGAAGCTGAACCCTGGCAGCATCCAGATTCGGAGCTCTTCGATCGGATTCGACGGGGAGTTGGATGGCGGCCAGAGTTTTTTCGATGGTGCTGACGCTCAGTTCAGGACAAGACTCAGCACAGCGACGTTCCAACTGGATCTTGGTTCCGCCAGTGAAATCAAGGCCAGGCCTGAGCGGAGAGCGAA
The sequence above is a segment of the Synechococcus sp. PROS-7-1 genome. Coding sequences within it:
- a CDS encoding class I SAM-dependent methyltransferase, with translation MAPSFTEIAYRTLQQGRSLAGLVHKELSTKVMEVVAPDVVPQTQPVPGEMMDALRQSLNTLHDRDWLDAEHGIYPQSLLFDIPWLDWAERYPRVWLDLPSNWARRRARDVQDLPDLSDRDLYPDYYLQNFHHQTDGYLSDHSAELYDLQVDILFNGAADAMRRRILPFLLNGLKHFSNRSQANLRVLDVATGTGRTLHQIRAALPQATLVGVDLSEAYLRQANRWLNQGRSSLVQLVQGNAERMPFDQGGFQALTCVFLMHEMPADARQAVLQDCYRLLEPGGVLVLADSVQLKDSPQFDVAMDNFRRVFHEPYYRNYISDDIDQRLVDAGFCNVQAESHFMARVWCATKPDTATK
- a CDS encoding copper-binding protein translates to MTNPFRIRWLQGWTFQLVLMEGKVQVEAHGFGICLRTAVHPGESPRSAADRLVLAEDRRRRALHQAWIKGQTLADCNASDLPPLDGALPEPPDSLVVVQQSLVAA
- a CDS encoding DUF6439 family protein encodes the protein MTVNLWPEGAVDQAKALHQSLSIGDRDWHRLKSNADRRGAELLAAAITQLLQNGERGDVEALTEQALGWIRRELKDPGCPHR
- a CDS encoding ATP-binding protein, with the translated sequence MFSRYLPVFRWADFILPSTLQLSPLLELLLEPVDCQETSCRLQLGLQEAIVNAVRHGNAGDPGKCLRIRRILTPNWLIWQIQDEGNGLPGPARIACLPEQLDANHGRGLFLMHQCFDDIRWSSRGNRVQLACRRPGRSPSAVNGAGSRDLSVLV
- a CDS encoding GUN4 domain-containing protein; its protein translation is MLSGRTPAQDLSIDKLLDRFANGSARQRRATAVALEKAADALADVAAEALKPYEPSGDDWAAGWILQVLRRHQPDALARIPIVESNGWFETPSARGIDYSPMQRALLDEDFEEADRLTSCVLRELAGDQAVKRGYVYFSEVPPMEGLDLTTLDRLWIAYSQGRFGFTVQARLLKALEGRYDRLWPRIGWKLDGTWTRYPGAFQWSMDAPEGHMPLINQLRGVRLMDALLSHPGLQPRI
- the mnmH gene encoding tRNA 2-selenouridine(34) synthase MnmH, whose protein sequence is MSGMGITTVVSVESFREAEGPLVDVRTPREFDQGHWPGAINIPLFTDAQRHDVGLTYKQQGRHAAIQLGLTLCGPRLGDLSEALSRSAGGAAQPLRLYCWRGGMRSNSMAWLAGLSDHPVCLLEGGYKRYRQWVLQSFETPWPLKVLGGRTGTGKTDLLLELERRKVAVVDLEGLAHHRGSSFGNLGLPEQPSTEHYENRLAEILDGHARRRASEIWLEAESAQVGRCRIPRALFQQMQVAPVLEIRRSDQERIDRLVDVYAVHDASALREATERIQRRLGPQRTREALEAIDQQRWADACMAMLAYYDGCYDRELERNPASSTVDLQGVDPKGAAKLLVEQGIVTAMVCS
- the psb28 gene encoding photosystem II reaction center protein Psb28 codes for the protein MADGDKAAIQFFRGTDEPVVPDIRLTRSRDGRTGQATFIFEQPEALAPETLGNIAGMWMVDEEGEMVTREVNGKFVNGKPSALEATYTWKTEQDFERFMRFAERYAETKGLGYSNNSGDNEGPNEASEG
- a CDS encoding AI-2E family transporter, whose amino-acid sequence is MKFQHWLGLAALLVSGLLLWSLRDVLIHLFAGVVLAMALCTLVGALRERWSLPRPLALLVCLLGLASLVAIAVAVILPPFFSQFQQLLLQLPAAGRELQQIITGWLSSASTLVYGQNSQPAIRPSDLSNGLSGLPSGPALASGVTGSLKGLLGLAGNVGSGLVQLLFVIAVTLMVSIQPMAYREVGIQLVPSFYRRRARTILLQCGDALSSWMIGVLISSFCVAVLAGIGLTLLGVKLVVANALLAGLLNVIPNVGPTLSTVFPMSVALVDAPWKALAVLVLYVVIQNVESYVITPSVMQHQVNLLPGLTLTAQFIFTVLFGPLGLLMALPLAVVLQVLIREIVIHDLLDPWKKRRLNA
- a CDS encoding AI-2E family transporter; this encodes MNPRNLLAALTLVVLTLLVWQLRWVLLVLFGAVVLAVALDVPVQGLIDRFKIQRFLALLVVVVLLIVGGLGVIRLLLPELITQFGQLTSLLPSLLGKVRTILASQPQLAELNQTIPDQFSWDKVQPVGTQLLGFAGGAANGFIQVLLMSLLAVLLALDPQAHRRMVIAATPRPARAAMAEVLDSCRAALGGWLAGMTLSAIAVFLLTWAGLAALRVPLALLSALICGVLTFVPTIGPTAATLLPLGIALLISPALMVQVLALRLVIQNLEAFLLTPLLLRRTVNLLPTVALTSQLSLGALLGLPGVLLALPLVVVLQVGMEQVVVQRIMDRWT
- a CDS encoding flavin reductase family protein, whose protein sequence is MTLDLEAKKTLLRKIPHGLFICGVAEGDVVNGFTASWVTQGSFEPPLVVMAVKADSTSNGMIRRTGRFSLNVLASDQKDLAAVFFKPQAAVGGRFEAAPYDLGPLGLPILKDGLGGVECELVGQLAHGDHTVFIGEVKSSTLHRDAPALELGTTGWQYGG
- the secF gene encoding protein translocase subunit SecF → MAISNSDQDRSLRLPLTSRRRQVWLISVVVLLFSLSGIVMSWTNPQIRSPLRPGLDFTGGTKIQLERRCAESCPELSVSTIEKTLAAIQLPVESDRRAPNLDAARVQLLDRGQSVVLRMPALTASQGQSVIQALEPVAGPLESGGQSVDTIGPSLGVQLLRSSLISLLVAFTGIALYITLRYDRRFAFLALVALAHDIVIVCGVFAWLGLLTGLEVDSLFAVALLTIAGYSVNDTVVVFDRIRERQREDDDLPLTVQVDRAVSATLTRTLYTSGTTLLPLIALILFGGSTLYWFAVALALGVVVGSWSSIALAPSLLSLWPSRSGAQASA